The Dendropsophus ebraccatus isolate aDenEbr1 chromosome 3, aDenEbr1.pat, whole genome shotgun sequence genomic interval TCCACATCTGTATAGTATCTTTCCTTATCAGCCATGTGAGCCTGTAGCAAGCTGATCTGGCTATCTTTCTCTACGATTTGCTCATTTCTTTCTTTCAGCTGTGTCTCTAAATCACAAACCCGTTTATCCTGTTCCTTACAACACTTGCAATGTACCGTCTCAGAGACATTAGTGTCTACCATCTCCATCTTACACAGGGCATCCTCATAGATGCACACCAGCTTAGCCAGCATGTGTAACCGCTTAGAGGACTGGTTCATCACACTGCGCTTAGCAATATGGAGTTTATCATAGGAATAAGCCTGCTCTAACAGGGATTCCCATAAACTCTTAGCAGATCCACAAGTGCTCAACATTACAGGGTTAAACGTACTACATTTACTTAACTTATCAAAAGTTACACATCCTGCCTTGTCACTCATTGTTATCCCTGCGATCTGTGCTACTCCTATACAGTAAGTGGTGAAGCCTTTGATCCTTTCCCCAACCAGCAGGATACTACTGAAGGACAATACAAAGCACACAACAATACAGCCAGAAAACAAAGCAACCACCAGTATCCTAGGAGCCTCACTACATAGGTTCTCTGTTATTAATGACACTCACACTAGGCCTCAGATGGAACTGTGCTACCTGTCTGAACCTCACCAGTCTACAAACCTAGGTTCCCAGTATAACAACAATTTCAGCACTATAACCTAATAGAGATTCATTAAAACAGTTGGGCCGGGCTCGCCATTGATAAAGGGATTAATTCTGGTTCTGGTATGTCCCTTTGGTCCGCTCCTAGTCTGGTACCTTTGTTTCCTGTATaggccgcttactctgtattatatatagtatacacacccaccGGTCCTTCTCCCACTACTGGAGTAACATACAACCCTCGCAGATATGTATAAAACTACTTTACTAACAACATAAAGATGAcaaggacattatacattatatacaaatacaatacatagagaacacaaccacacacagctgcctcctttcctacccccctggataccaagcaccatgtgaccaatgctgtgtatgtatatacagtataacatatatccAGATCCTACACCGTATCCTGGATCTATACTTACTAACAAAGCCACATCCAGCAGCCGACCACtagtacatgtacatatataaactcatgcataaacagcatatatatctatagcaacacacacttatacctagaatatctatatgtacacgtatacagtctactgtgatgctattatacttatattgctatatacacacacagaaggcccacatatattatacctgtTCCTAAGTGCTTGTTCGTCCAGGGCCGCAGGAAAGAGAGCCAGACCTAGAGGGTTACATGGTTTATATCCCTTAGGATTTGTCCCAACCCATCTATGGACTCCACCCTAAGACCACTCATATACCTTACAGTGGGGGAATGGAGAATGTTGACCAACTGGTTAAATTAGCTTCTTCCTGGACTCTGGGCCTTTGAAATGCTAATGTCCAAATGGTCTTTAGATACAGTGAGAGCTCAGTGACtgcctgctatcagtatatactatatacctggcacaggtatatagtatatgtggtcacagctcctgtaacaGGGGGTGTCTGCAGTATATATGAATGGGGTGTCTGCAGTATATATGAATGGGGTGTCTGCAGTATATATGAATGGGTGTTTGCAGTATACATGAATGAggtgtctacaatatatatgtatggggtgtctgcagtatatatatatatatatatatatatatatatatgggtgtcTGCAGTATACATGAATGGGGTGTCTGCAGTATATATGAATGGGGTGTCTGCAGTATACATGAATGGGGtgtctgcagtatatatatatatatatatatatatatatatatatatatatatatggggtgtcTGCGGTATACATGAATGGGGTGTCTGCAGTATATATGAATGGGGTGTCTGCAGTATATATGAATGGGGTGTCTGCAGTATGTATGAATGGGGTGTCTGCAGTATACATAAATGGGGTGTCTGCACTATATATGAATTCGGTGTCTGCAGTATATATAAATGGGGTGTCTGCACTATATATAAATTCGGTGTCTGCAGTATATATGAATGGGGTGTCTGCAGTATATATGAGTGGGGTGTCTGCAGTATAAATAAATGGGGTGTCTGCAGTATATATGAATGAGGTGTATATATGAATGGGTGTCTGCAGTATACATAAATGGGGTGTCTGCAGTATATATGAATgcccatacacagtgccccctatggCTGCAGGTACACAGTGTCCCCTATGGCGGCAGGTACACAGTGTCCCCTATGGCTGCACATGCACAGTGTCCCCTATGGCCGCTCATACACAGTGTCCCCTATGGCCGCAGATACACAGTGTCCCCTATGGCCGCAGGTACACAGTGTCCCCTATGGCCGCAGGTACACAGTGTCCCCTATGGCTGCACATACAGTGTCCCCTATGGCTGCACATACACAGCGTCCCCTATGGCTGCAGGTACACAGTGTCCCCTATGGCTGCACATACAGTGTCCCCTATGGCTGCACATACACAATGTCCCCTATGGCTGCAGGTACACAGTATCCCCTATGGCTGcacatacacagcgccccctatggCTGCACATACAGTGCCCCCTATGGCTGcacatacacagcgccccctatggCTGCACATACAGTGCCCCCTATGGCTGCACATACAGTGTCCCCTATGGCTGCACATACAGTGCCCCCTATGGCTGCACATACACAGTGTCCCCTATGGCTGcacatacacagtgccccctatggCTGCAGGTACACAGTGTCCCCTATGGCTGCACATACACAGTGTCCCCTATGGCTGCAGGTACACAGTGTCCCCTATGGCTGCAGGTACACAGTGTCCCCTATGGCTGCACATACAGTGTCCCCTATGGCTGCACATACACAGCGTCCCCTATGGCTGCAGGTACACAGTGTCCCCTATGGCTGCGCATACACAGTGTCCCCTATGGCTGcacatacacagtgccccctatggctgtacatacacagtatcccctatGGCTGCAGGTACACAGTGTCCCCTATGGCTGcacatacacagcgccccctatggCTGCACATACAGTGCCCCCTATGGCTGCAggtacacagcgccccctatggCTGCAGGTACACAGCGTCCCCTATGGCTGcacatacacagcgccccctatggCTGCACATACAGTGTCCCCTATGGCTGCAGGTACACAGTGTCCCCTATGGCTGCAggtacacagcgccccctatggCTGCAggtacacagtgccccctatggCTGCACATACATTGGGCTGAGCTGTGAGGGGCCGTCCTGTATGATCACAGCCGCTCTGCTGACCTGTACACATCTCCCCTGCAGGGCCCCTGTACACGGAGTCAGACCCCGCCCCCTGCCTCAGTCTGGACCAATCAGCGCGCAGCAGAGGCGTGTACCAGCCGTGCACCCGTCCTTGCACACACGGCTCCAAGAATACAAAGGGGACACGCTGACCTTCACGTATCCTTTCCTAGAAGCCGCAGTGCCGCCGCTCGGGGTCAGTGTGCACTGCGTCCTGCCGCTGGGTGTACTTTATTAGCCGCTGCAGTGCCGGGCGGATGGAGTGTCCCCGGTGTGGTTGTATACTGGTGTGGCCGCCTCTCCCCGCAGGTATATCCCTGTGTGTAGTTATGTGTGAGTGTGAATGGGGAGCTGTACAGTTACTGGTGGACGGGAACTTTCTGCCTGTGAACACAATGGTTCGGTGCGTCGTATGTATGCTGGGGAGTGACCGCCTCTCGCTGGGTACAGGATGTTAGCGGCGGCTGcgtgctgtacactctagctggcGTTCTCCTCTCCCGTAGCTATGAATCAGCATGCCGTGTATCACAGGTTATTCCCGGACGGTGAACGCTGTTTGATTAGCAGCAGCGGCGTATGATTGCATTCATGACCGGTAGTTATAGGGTTAACAAAGGAGGAAGGTGAGGGGTGACTGTCTCCTATTGGACACTCTTGTGATGACGTAGCTCTACATCGCCAATGGTTGAAGAGCTGTTTTGATTGGCAGCGCTCTGCAGCGAATCGGGGACCGAACACGTTAAACCAATCAGAAGCTGCGGTGGGTGTGTCTCATCGTGCGTGTTATGTACACGGAACTCTGTATGTCGCGCGTACATCCTAGGGATCACGTGATAAGTGGCGTGTACTGGCCACACCCACCGGAGTGACGCTAGGGATAGTGGGAAGGATTGAGCAGACAGTGGAGGCGGGGCAGCCCTGAGCCGGGATCTGTCTATAGTGGTTCTGAGGGAAGCGTCTGGTCGGCAGGCTGAGGGGAATGCTGACTGTATAGGAGGACTAGACACTGTACATTACAAAGCATTGCAATACAATGACACATAACCCTATAATCACTGTGTTGTACTTGTATAGGTAGCCAGCAGTCAAGATTAAAATGTTTTCATTGAAAAAAGTCAAAATTTGTAAACAAAACCCCCACCGTTTCCCTAGAACTAGCAGGGAGAAGCGTGTGGCTGTGCTCTTCACTCCCTGCCTTAGTGGTCATCCAATGCATAGATAGCACAGCAGGCTAGGGAGTAACGGGGCCTCTCCTGGCTACACCTACAGACTGGTGCTGGTCTCAGCCCTGACATCTAGGCTGAACATTACTTAATAAtgatagtaacactttaaagggctattctggcAGATACATATAATGTTATAATGGCATCCTTGACACTAACAACTCTCCTGCCTCTGGTCCCTCCTGCCGGTgattcctcttctctgtcctggctGGCAGGAAAGTCACCTCtatggtcactgattggctgagtaaattaggacagagaagaggaagcGCTGATGGGAGGCATTCTGagcacatttaaaggagaagtcaggtgcaAAAATTTtaacgttatacaaatcaccaatatacacttattacgggaaatgcttataattctttttccctgcacttactactgcatcagggcttcacttcctggataacatggtgatgtcacttcctggataacatggtgatgtcacttcctggataacatggtgatgtcacgacccgactcccagagctgtgcgggctgtggctgctggagaggatgatggcagaggggtgctcagtgtctctccagtgccctgtgtcccttagtgtccccctgccatcatcctctccagcagccacagcccgcagtaGTAAGTGCCGTATTGGGCTGATTTCGTTCCCTGCAGCTCGCTGCATGTACccgccgtggctgcagcagcggtgtctagtcacctctctctccttGTCAGCGTGCTTAATGGGAATGAGTGACAGACAGCCTGTTACTGGTGCCTCTCCCTCTCAATCATCCCTGTCGAGCACACTGACAgggagagagtggtgactagacatgggtggggagccacccagatgaatACCTGCCACGTGGCAGGggattaaacttaattttctctggtataaagctgctgcagccACAACCAGTACATACTacaagctgcacaggagctttataccatgCTCCAGAGAACAAAATCAGCCTCATTTACCTtctgccctttaaaggggttgtccagtgaaagtctccttctttcagatcaactggtgtcaaaaagttatatagatgggtaacttacttctatttaaaaatcaagaatcttctagtacttatcagctgctgtatgtcctgcagaaagtgttgtatgatttccagtctgacacagtgttctctgctgccacctctgtccgagacaggaactgtccagagcaggagaagttttctatggggatttgctgctgctttgaacagttcctgtcttggcagcagagagcactgtgtcagactggaaagaaaacatcacttcctgtaggacatacagcagctgataagtatgggaagactggagatttttaaatagaattaaattacacatctatactGACTGAgtcccctctcagtcacccccagtcccccttcagtcacccccagctgccccagtcaccccttatgtatacctgtactactacacccctcatctatacctgtactactataccccttatccactatacctccactattacaccctacctagatggctgcacaaagaagatctcctatactatatggaagcagagagtggcacatatttgggaaaactacttatatggggcacagagagggcttgtttactacatgggggcacagggagagctCTGTTACAgcaggaagcaatacagttgtctcaaacgtcattgagggtgccttcacacacacaccggatccgcagcagatttgatggtgcagatttgatgctgtgtacagttatttagatctaatctgctgcggatctgctttgGATCGGGTGTGTAAAGGCACGCTAAattagtatctgacgctgcaaggagaaaaatgttttgtttAGCAAAAAAGGGGGGGAAGGGAATAAAGATTTAAAATCGagaatcgttttttttttaatcaagattttattttttgcccatatcgtcCAGCCCTAGTTCACACATTAGCTCAGATGTACAAAAAATGTCCAATTCTTGAAATGAGTCTAGTAGCATGTTAGAAgatcctaacctgctgatatactgAAAGGGGACAGGGAAGCTGCACGGACCTTTGTTATATCCGTGCCCTGTGGCATTACTGAgtaactttcaggctatgttcctacacagtatttttgcaaccaaaaccaggagtggattgaaaacacagaatggctatgcacacactgttaaaattgattggatggtcgccatttaatggcaaataatggctgttattttaaacatagccttagggtgccttcacacacaccggatcagcagcagatttgatactgtgttcagttatttagatcaaatctgctgcggatccgatgtgtgtgaagctacccttaaactgtTATCcttgacatacaaggccatccacaacctgtcccctccatacatatcACTTGATATGCTGCCATCCCTCAGGCAACATCCAATCCTCCAATTGACCGGCTCCCCCACCAATATCACCATTAAGACCTTCAAGAGCAACCTGAAAACGCATCTTTTTAAATTAGGATACATCCTAAGAGATCTAGTTcttgaaagtgtatggggaccttgaaGGGGTACTTTGGACAGGGGCCTTTTTAATGCATGGGAATAGGTCTTCCCGCTTCCGGGTTCTGGTGTTATCAAGTTGCAGGCCTGTCCAGCCAATCAGAAGCTGCAGCGGCTTCCCTCCTCAGTCGCTGATTGGCGACATCCTCAGGACTCAGAAGCGGCCCAGCCCTCTaagcagttgggccctctctccCGATGTACCACTCTGTCATTTACTTCATTCATGttattttgtaatgttctgtatgttaacccttagtcaagggcactttaaaaataatgaatattCATCAATAGACGTTCTGGAGAAGCTGGCGGGCAGGAAGATTGGTGCACTTAAGAGTTAAATTATTGTTTCCAGTGCATCGAGTGCACCAATTTACATATTAACTAGAGTTATTCTGCAGTGTGTTACAATCCCTCGCAGCCAAAGATGAGCTAGCTGTCAGTCTTTCTGTGAGATGGCGGGGGCGGCCTCTGTGACAATGTCACCAGTAAACAAAAGACCGTTTTTACAAAGATGACAGATCAGGCAATGAAGATAAAGGTACTAACAAAATGGTTGCTGAGGCCACCTTCACACATccctggactttttttttactgtcaggaaacactgatcaggaagcttcaggaaaccatcaaccGTGtgtcctgacagtaaaaactgatgggaaaaaaagctatactcacctgctgcagtggTGCTCCTGTCcagcttctttctctctcttcagGCTTTGCGAGCgaatgagtgacatcacttgtgcactgtagcactgggggagggggtgcgcCGTGGCCGGAGGCATCTGTGCCGGAGTTCTAAACAATAATAGGGCATATTCTATTATTTCCAGGCCTATTTTCcagcacagacacccttcaggaaaaatcccgaagggtgtctgtgccccataagaaatccagatagattttcCTGATGTGTAAAGGGGTTTTAGTAAGTCGCTCCTAACAGTCAGCGTATACATGTTATCACTTTCCCTTTTAAATTTAGTTTTgtattaaagaaaatatatatatatatatatatatatatatatatatatatatatatatatatatatatatatatatatatgcatctgATACAACGGTGCTCCTTTATATATGTATACTTTTACTTGTAATTGTTCTAAATGGCTATTTATTGTCATGTTAGTTAATGgctttattgcttttttttttttttccttaacacTTGTCAAAGATATTTCCCAGAAACTTCAACCATCTGAACACGTCGGTAATATATCAGACCACCAGCTCTAAAGAGAAGCAACAAGTATGAAACCAGCCGCTTAAAACACATGAGGAATTGGAATAATTGGTTTGGGGGAGAAAATAAATCTTGTGGGATGAGTTTGCAGCCTGACAGTAGGAATAGAAAATGTTCCCTCCGGAATCTGTGCCACTCATAGAAAAACATCATGACTATATTGAATAATACATCGCCAAGACGGATGACACAACATACTGGAGTATTACTTGGACTTGAATTATTTAGGTGTAATATTCCATTTTATAGACAATCACAAGAAAGCTAATAATAAATACGGTAGATGttacatttttaaaatatttatttgcCGGCGGCTGTAGTAACTACTACTTACAAAGTTCAATCCGTGCTTTAGAAGGAATATTTGGATTGAGCATTTCTCCCCAAAATGTCATTCAGTGCCACCATTCTGTTTACGCCTCCGCCAGGGCAAAATGATGGAAAATGTGCCTGTAAAATTGAAAATACCCAAGGCGGTTCAGTGTCTGTTGATGGTGCTACCCCTATCACAGTCAATGGGCAAGGTGTGGCAGTCCAGGGTTGTGAGCAGCTCCTTCATCTTATCTATCAACGTGTGGAGAAAGCAGTAGGACTGGCCGAAgctgcacttaatgttgccaaggCGAACAGCAGCCTCCTCAGTGAACTCCAAGGTGAGGTCAGTAGTCTAAAGAGAGTGATGGAAAGGCCGGAGGTTCCAACGTCACCACCGGATATTAGCACAAGATGCAAGTTatcggaggaggaagaggaggaagaaattGGAGGAGTTCAGGTTGTTATTGAGGAGCTGAGACAGCTGGGTGCAGCATCTGCCTCCCTAGTTCCCGGCCTTCACCCTCCGGTTCTGGATAGGACAAGAGAAAACTGCTTAACAGCGTGTCCTCCTAGTGAAGCGCCATCCATCCTTAGTCCTGTGCATATGCCGGTAAGTGAACACATACACTGACAGTGTCTTCAGGTTTGACTGCTTCTTTGTCCCCTATGCTTTACACTGACTCACTTTGTGTCGATTAGCCATTATAATCATTGCTGGGTAAAGTAGAAAACATTGATTATGTCATGACAATGGCTCCTGCCAAGGGGTGGGATGTTTTCGGCAACAAGTACCTTGAGGTTGAGATGCTGGAAGCAGGATAACCAGCAAGGTAAGGATCTGAGCACATTTTATAAGGGATAAATATGTTTGCTACATGACTGGGCCATAGACTGTCCAGAACATCTGGTAAAGTGCGGTGATCCTGGTTGGCAGTGGTTAGCACTTACTAAAAATGCAATGCTTTATGAACACCCATTGGTTATTTATGCATGTGGGGAGCAAAGGTTATCCTGCCTGCTCTAATTCCATAGAATAGCTGCTTTAACACAAACTTGAAAGGTCAGTGCTGGCAATGATAGAAAGGTGTCAGAACACCCAGTGCATTACAGATTGCCGAGTAGCTTCAGACCAGACAGTGTGACATTGACACTCGCTCTTTTATGTGAAAACAAACGTAAATTTCTTCTTCACAGGGGACTTTTAACACCTGCGAATGGGTGTAATGGTATGTTAATTTTTGTGGTGAGTTAATGTAAATGGACATAGAGTTACACCTGTGGAACAGGCACAGAAGTTGGGACCCCGGCATTTAACCCTATGGatgctactagtgatgagcgaatactgttcgatctgaTAGATATAGACTTTAaggggatcgaatattcaattgaGTATTTGGGAgatgttcgtacgaatattgaatattcgaatatttcactattcgctcatcactagatgcTACGGTCtgatcgcagcatctatagggagaacagagggagaaatctccctctgttcaccagaTGGTAGCTATGACAACCAGAGGTTTCCAGTGTCATAACTACGGAAGCTGGTCAGGTTCTGACAGGCATAATACAGAGCATTGCAGATCAGCACTGCCATGTATTGTATGTCATGGCAATAAAATAATCACATGGTCAAACTCACACAATGACCGCTGAAATTAGTTAGAAAAATTCCCattaaagaagaagaaaatttTGAGCATATTTTACCATTAACCTAAAGTATAATTGGCACAAAAACCAATCTCAGAATGTCCTGGATAAGTTAGTGTCACAGAGCAATAACCACAAAAAGTAagactggtcagatttgaaaaatgggctCCGGTCCTTGAATAGATTTTTGGCCCCGttcctaaggggttaaaccccaCCTGGTACTGTGATTAGTTACACTATATGAAACCATCCTTTTTAATCCAATTGAGCATCTGTGAGATATGCTGGAAAGCCGAGTCTGATCCATGGATGCCACCCCTCACAACTTACACCTTGGTGCAGGATACCACCGGACACCTTCACAGGACTTGCCGCGTTCACACCTTGATGAGTCCGAGGTCTTATGTCAACACGAGGAATGTCTTCACCGTATTAGGCAGCTGGTTTCTTATTATGGCTTATTGAGATGATACATTTCCCTGTTTTGCTTCCACTCCACTAATGGTGGAGCTGTAAACCGGCAatctgcagccaccactgggaTGCCATGTGGAACCCAATTTCCCTGCAGCCCATCAACAAGCTAGAGGCTAATGTAGATCTGCATCCCATCCTACTGTAGGTTTCTATAAGCATAGCCATCAGTCACGCACTAGCTTTGGATTGTTCTCGTATCAGGACTAAACTGCAGATGTATGGCTAATGTAATGGACGTAATAATCCAGCGATCAATCATCTATAACAATATGTGTAAGATCTGGTCACCTACGTGCTTCTTTATCCACCAGTCTAGTTACTGGCCTATGTTATAGCGGGTTATACTGTACGCCGTCATTCATTTGGCCTTGTGCCCCTCAGCTACATGCCATGAGTATGTGTGCATAAGATATCAGCTCGCAGTCTGTTTATGCTTAGTCTCCATTCTATTGCACTCCAGTGGGAGACACAGTCTGTCACTTTTAATAGGAACAGCTTCTGTTTGCAGCAATTCTGGCAGGTGTGTCATCTTTATACCATCTGTTGTGCACGCTCAAAGCCTGGGTTTCCTCCCTGCCAGCCACCTCTTTGTATTTTAACACTCCATTTACCTATCTAAATTCCATGTTTGGTGCGTTACACTTTTCCTGTACTTAACGGCctcattgtattttattttattttattttttataggtcATTGATGATTTCTTAAACTCTGAGCCCCCTGCCCAGCGCATTTTAGCTTCCAGCTTTGTGAAGCAGCTGACAGACACACGAGCTCACAGGGATCCGGTGGAAAATCTAAATGAACCGACTCCTCCGGTTGTGAAATCGAGTCattcccatatacttatacagaaAGATGGCTCCCTTAGTCCAGGAGGGTTGATTGTGGCAGAAACGTCACCTGATTCGGGGGAGATGAGGCAGTCAACATCGCCGCCATTTTTTGCTCAATTTTATAGCGGCGTAAACAGTCGGCAGCGCAGCAACGGACAGAAATGTTCTCGTCGAAAACGAGACCTAGTACTATCGGTGAGTTTATTGTATTGTTAGTGTTTATATTGGAATAAGTGAGACCTTCGATAACACACCAGGTTACTCAGATATACTGATGTACTCCAAAATCAGACGTGAGAGCCGTACCCACTGGTGGATATTATGCTGGTATGCACCATCATCAGTATATTCTATCATTTCATGGACCTCTAATgacaaacaaacacacatactcatagcatcctacctgtatatattatAGTTACCACATTAGTATGTTTCCTGTTTagtgtaaatgtatgtatacatgtaaatCTATACACATGCTGATCATGCACACTATAATTTTGCTGAGGTATATAGGATGTTCATGTATGGATTAGGAACTCTTATACCTCCACCTACAGGTCATAAGGCAAAATGACAAGTGCACTTAAAgccagtacattaaaggggttatccagtgctacaaaaacatggccactttctttcagactcAACACGACTGTTGCTCCAaactgttgtttgcaaaaaacggataaaaaaaaccggatgcatttgtgtacgtccgtattgatccctttttttccattgacttccattgtaaaaaaaaaaaaaggatcaaaatggatccgttttttttcacggACACAAAagcgtagctgacactacttttctgtctgtcaaaaaaaacggatctgttttattccgttttttttttttttcaatggaagtcaatgcaaaaactgATCAATACgcatgcacacaactgcatccttttttttttttttttcatccgttttttgcaaaaaatggatggaaaaacggattgcaaaaacgcagtgtgaacctagcctacttTGGTCATGCTGTAAATCAGGGATTTACATGGATTAacaaagattgttggcagaaaatgaCCATGTGGTCCATCTCTCCGCTAAACGCTAATGGACAGTTCTGACCTGCCTGTTATGTTGCCTTGATAAAATTAATGCTTTACTTTTGCTTTTTAGAAACTGGTACATAATATTCACAATCACATCTCTAATAACAAGCGCTTTAATGGCTCCGAGAGGTAAGTGTGAGACGTGCTGTATACTTCCTTCCCAGAATCCTTTACTTCATCACATTATCTTTATGAGCCCTATTGTCTCatcacagcatcaagtcttcctGGAATATTTCAGTTTTGAAGTTCTTGGTGGAGAAGCTGAAGCAAGAGCTTGTGTCCAGCTGCCATCGATATACGGATAAAGAGCTGAAAGGTAATAGAAACAGAAGTTCTAGGAAAAAAGAAATGGTGTAcacaaataaactggtgtcagaaagttatactgattttataaattacttctattaagaaatctcaactcttccagtacttatcatctgctgtatgtcttgcaggacgTAGtgtagtcttacacagtgctctctgctgccacctgtctgtgAAGGGAGTTGTCcaaaacaggaaaggttttctatgagaatttgatgctcctctgggcagttcctgtcatggccatgggt includes:
- the C3H14orf93 gene encoding uncharacterized protein C14orf93 homolog; this translates as MSFSATILFTPPPGQNDGKCACKIENTQGGSVSVDGATPITVNGQGVAVQGCEQLLHLIYQRVEKAVGLAEAALNVAKANSSLLSELQGEVSSLKRVMERPEVPTSPPDISTRCKLSEEEEEEEIGGVQVVIEELRQLGAASASLVPGLHPPVLDRTRENCLTACPPSEAPSILSPVHMPVIDDFLNSEPPAQRILASSFVKQLTDTRAHRDPVENLNEPTPPVVKSSHSHILIQKDGSLSPGGLIVAETSPDSGEMRQSTSPPFFAQFYSGVNSRQRSNGQKCSRRKRDLVLSKLVHNIHNHISNNKRFNGSESIKSSWNISVLKFLVEKLKQELVSSCHRYTDKELKGACVAYFLTKRREYRNSMNPFKSLKEKEEKKLRSRRYRLFANRSWGVQQFPPEEQALWEGVTEELMSDEEDSLNEPGVWVARPPRFRAPELSRLCYSIDSHSKHGNKTNRVYGALSDRLPSTEIQLLPPHLYNPDWEREGEEEELQGGERGRKSFCPDLNAFIQIKVEKDE